The following proteins are encoded in a genomic region of Acipenser ruthenus chromosome 4, fAciRut3.2 maternal haplotype, whole genome shotgun sequence:
- the kif15 gene encoding kinesin-like protein KIF15: MGAGTKGDADDSSQLVSNDGDAIKVFVRVRPLAQGSGLSTDGDQNLCLTVTSFNTIRLHSKPEPRIFTYDHVADMDVSQEAVFSSVAKNIVESCMNGYNGTIFAYGQTGSGKTFTMLGPSESDNFTHNMRGVIPRSFEYLFFLINREIEKADKSFLCKCSFIEIYNEQIFDLLDSASASLFLRENMKKGVFVDGAVEKVVTSAAEAYQVLSMGWRNRRVASTSMNRESSRSHAVFTVTVESKEKINEIVNIRSSQLNLVDLAGSERQKDTHTEGTRLKEAGSINRSLSCLGQVIMALVDVSNGKSRHICYRDSKLTFLLRDSLGGNAKTFIIANVHPGSKCFGETLSTLQFAQRAKLIKNKAVVNEDTQGNVSQLQAEVRKLKEQLSQLMAGQIPQGVTREIPQGASGTNDAEPAGVSSKEYRNNFLEAMLFWEKSESEKKNLLQKVAQLEDAWAKKERFIQSTRMIVKFREEHIARLEKTLKESGRCLDSDEKDAVIDHLKQEIKALREQVDQHPRVAKYATENHSLREENKQLRSLESVKRAKEINTQIAAELEKAFLEADKGSGVLPVHSTPITAENVSSVSMERLKAQLMQKQSELTTTVQAYEEFKELTKKKQLEMESELRYLEKSNQHLENILEATKTYKRQEVSQLNKMHVETIKNLTTPTKAYRLRSRLVPHLNADRTPDCNTATESTEEQVDYILNEPVPPGMNEMAYEAIAEELQMVQEQANTLQAKLDEEEAKNMKLLQQISKLEGHSSQMQQLFSSERANWSKEQQDHHDQIKSLEKELLGEQSKNDVLRSEVYDLRVVLQSADKELGAVKSEYNSYKHNQELELSQLSNNLINVRLQLDNVRLEHESLLEEKRSLQDAHDNLQEVMKYESEEYKQRLAESVQEKATLQAELHKFMEFLATEKEHNQKLTLQLKEDKETSSKDLVIALDENVSLKKQYSELAMRCEQQVANLQKLEQCLATANSTIAELETNASDKEVVADLMNQTQVLRTSLNEKTQMLALHLSELGDIQTKYHVALTATEESKGIIEKQEKEISDLKEIMMRKTISNTIEQELLQDDLTHTTEEMEKLTEAYNKQTALLQAVQAEAIVRETTIKELQEKLIQKEAEQENIKKENDQKQTEAVPAELPQTPRTPNSFSTDLSKVLEGQERELQNRRSSMVTLEMLVTELNSERAAKNEEILRLKGQLCEVENLRLEMQTWVDRCHKLQQQAQGTGSSSDEKNKKSDHNQSNEVIKELAEERKAKNSAMRQLGELEAELQGTSATLAQAQICIQSMTCDLKGKSLELKELQEKEIQQDKLLKELEVLRKQVMFLTEENGKLVGHQNLNQKIQYLMELKKKNTKLIEENEKLRLELIAVKENCKKE; this comes from the exons caaTGATGGAGACGCCATCAAGGTGTTTGTGAGAGTACGCCCGCTCGCACAGGGCAGTGGACTGTCAACAGATGGTGACCAAAACCTTTGTTTGACTGTCACCTCGTTCAACACCATTCGACTCCATTCCAAACCTGAGCCAAGAATATTCACATATGACCATGTGGCGGACATGGATGTTTCCCAG GAAGCTGTCTTTTCAAGTGTGGCTAAGAACATTGTAGAATCCTGTATGAATGGATACAACGGCACTATATTTGCATA TGGTCAGACAGGATCCGGTAAAACATTTACGATGTTGG gtccttCTGAATCTGACAACTTTACTCACAATATGCGAGGGGTAATTCCTCGTAGCTTTGAATATCTTTTTTTCCTAATAAACAGAGAAATAGAAAAG GCTGACAAGAGTTTCCTGTGCAAGTGTTCCTTTATTGAAATCTACAACGAGCAGATCTTCGACCTTTTGGACAGCGCCTCTGCCAGCCTCTTTCTCCGTGAAAATATGAAGAAGGGAGTTTTTGTTGACGGAGCTGTTGAGAAGGTAGTAACTTCAGCAGCGGAGGCTTATCAG GTTTTGTCAATGGGTTGGCGGAATCGGCGTGTGGCCTCTACCTCCATGAACAGGGAGTCTTCCCGATCTCATGCAGTCTTCACGGTTACAGTAGAGTCCAAGGAGAAGATCAATGAGATTGTTAACATCAGGAGCAGCCAACTTAACCTGGTTGATTTGGCAGGCTCTGAGAGACAAAAGGATACCCACACAGAAGGCACTAGACTGAAG GAAGCGGGCAGCATCAATCGATCCTTGAGCTGCCTGGGTCAGGTGATCATGGCCCTGGTGGATGTGTCCAATGGGAAGAGTAGACATATCTGTTACAGGGACTCCAAGCTGACCTTTCTGCtccgg GACTCTCTTGGTGGAAATGCAAAGACCTTCATCATTGCCAATGTCCACCCTGGCTCCAAGTGTTTTGGCGAGACACTCTCCACTCTGCAGTTTGCCCAGCGAGCcaagttaattaaaaataag gctGTGGTAAATGAGGACACACAGGGGAATGTGAGTCAGCTCCAGGCAGAGGTTAGGAAGCTGAAGGAGCAGCTTTCCCAGCTAATGGCCGGGCAGATACCACAGGGGGTGACCAGGGAAATACCACAGGGGGCATCTGGCACAAATG ATGCTGAACCTGCTGGTGTGTCTAGCAAAGAATATAGGAACAATTTTTTGGAAGCCATGCTCTTCTGGGAGAAGAGTGAAAGTGAAAAAAAG AATCTCCTGCAGAAAGTGGCTCAGCTTGAGGATGCTTGGGCCAAAAAAGAGAGGTTCATTCAGTCCACCAGGATGATTGTCAAGTTCCGGGAGGAGCACATTGCTCGACTGGAGAAGACTCTGAAAGAGTCTGGGAGATGCCTGGATTCTGATGAGAAGGATGCCGTGATTGATCATCTCAAACAAGAGATAAAAGCTCTTAGGGAGCAG GTTGACCAGCATCCCCGCGTTGCAAAATATGCCACGGAGAATCATAGCCTGCGAGAGGAGAACAAGCAGCTGCGTTCGCTGGAGTCCGTGAAGAGAGCCAAAGAGATCAACACTCAGATCGCAGCAGAGCTGGAAAAGGCTTTCCTGGAAGCAGACAAGGGTTCTGGAG TTTTACCAGTTCACTCCACCCCGATAACTGCTGAGAATGTCTCCTCTGTGTCAATGGAGAGATTGAAGGCACAGCTAATGCAGAAACAAAGTGAACTGACCACAACAGTTCAAGCTTATGAGGAGTTCAAAGAACTAACTAA gaagaaACAACTAGAAATGGAGTCAGAACTTCGGTACCTTGAAAAATCCAACCAGCACTTGGAAAACATTTTGGAGGcgacaaaaacatacaaaagacAAGAGGTTTCCCAGCTGAACAAAATGCATGTCGAAACAATTaag AATCTGACCACACCCACCAAGGCTTACAGACTGAGGTCTCGGCTGGTGCCGCATTTAAATGCTGACAGAACCCCTGACTGTAATACTGCAACAGAAAGCACAGAGGAGCAAGTGGATTATATTTTGAACGAGCCGGTCCCTCCAGGGATGAATGAAATGGCATATGAGGCCATTGCTGAGGAGCTCCAAATGGTGCAG GAACAAGCAAATACCCTTCAGGCCAAGCTGGATGAAGAAGAGGCCAAGAACATGAAGCTGCTGCAGCAGATCAGTAAATTGGAGGGACATTCTTCTCAAATGCAACAG CTGTTTTCTTCTGAGCGTGCAAACTGGAGCAAGGAACAGCAAGACCATCATGATCAGATCAAATCTCTGGAAAAAGAGCTCCTCGGGGAGCAGAGCAAGAATGATG TGCTCAGGAGTGAAGTGTATGACCTGCGGGTGGTGCTGCAGTCAGCAGACAAGGAGCTTGGTGCTGTGAAGAGCGAGTACAATTCCTACAAACACAACCAGGAGTTGGAGCTGAGCCAGCTGTCCAACAACCTCATCAACGTACGCCTGCAGCTGGATAATGTCAG GTTGGAACACGAAAGCTTATTGGAAGAGAAGCGATCTCTCCAGGATGCTCATGATAACCTGCAGGAAGTGATGAAGTATGAATCAGAAGAATACAAGCAACGCCTTGCAGAGAGCGTGCAGGAGAAGGCAACTCTTCAAGCTGAGctccac AAATTCATGGAGTTCTTGGCTACCGAAAAGGAACATAATCAGAAActaacattgcagcttaaagaaGACAAGGAAACATCATCTAA ggaTCTCGTAATTGCTCTGGATGAGAATGTCAGCTTGAAGAAACAGTATTCTGAATTAGCAATGAGATGTGAGCAAcag GTTGCAAATCTACAAAAACTGGAGCAGTGTCTTGCAACCGCGAATTCGACAATTGCTGAACTGGAGACAAATGCATCAGATAAA gaaGTTGTTGCTGATTTAATGAACCAGACCCAGGTGTTAAGGACGTCTCTCAACGAGAAAACACAGATGTTGGCCCTGCATTTAAGTGAGCTGGGTGACATTCAA ACCAAGTACCATGTAGCCTTAACTGCCACAGAGGAGAGCAAAGGTATTATTGAGAAACAGGAGAAAGAGATCAGTGACCTAAAGGAGATCATGATGAGGAAGACTATTTCGAATACCATTGAG CAAGAGCTTTTGCAAGATGATCTCACTCACACAACTGAGGAGATGGAGAAGCTTACAGAGGCTTACAACAAGCAAACTGCTCTTCTCCAAGCTGTCCAAGCTGAGGCAATTGTGAGAGAAACAACCATCAAAGAACTGCAAGAAAAG CTGATACAGAAAGAAGCTGAACAGGAAAACATCAAGAAAGAAAATGATCAGAAACAAACTGAAGCAGTTCCAGCAGAGCTGCCACAG ACACCTAGGACTCCCAATAGTTTCAGCACTGACTTGTCCAAAGTTCTGGAGGGTCAGGAGCGAGAGTTGCAGAACAGAAGATCCTCAATGGTTACACTTGAGATGCTGGTGACTGAGCTGAATTCTGAAAGGGCGGCTAAAAATGAAGAGATTTTGCGACTCAag ggCCAGTTGTGTGAAGTGGAAAATTTGCGTTTGGAAATGCAGACTTGGGTTGATCGGTGCCATAAGTTGCAGCAACAAGCCCAAGGCACAGGAAGCAGCAG TGATGAGAAGAATAAGAAAAGTGATCACAACCAAAGCAACGAAGTTATAAAGGAACTCGCAGAGGAACGAAAAGCAAAG AACAGTGCAATGAGACAACTGGGTGAACTTGAAGCAGA GTTGCAGGGTACTTCAGCAACCCTCGCACAAGCTCAGATATGCATTCAGAGCATGACATGCGATCTGAAGGGCAAATCTTTGGAACTGAAAGAGCttcaagaaaaagaaatacagcaGGATAAACTTCTTAAG GAATTGGAAGTCCTGAGGAAACAAGTGATGTTTCTGACAGAAGAGAATGGGAAACTTGTGGGACATCAAAACCTGAACCAAAAGATCCAATACTTAATGGAACTGAAGAAAAAGAACACCAAACTAATAGAG GAGAATGAAAAACTGCGACTGGAGCTCATTGCTGTGAAAGAGAACTGCAAGAAAGAGTGA